A window from Candidatus Epulonipiscium sp. encodes these proteins:
- a CDS encoding glycoside hydrolase family 31 protein → MRFTQEGNRLIGKSGSEMIWIEPWGENSLRVRMTREALMDPNDWALMDAPKKTKTKITIEDISLVEPWITESKKEKKAYKTQIASIQNGEIIASFNGEGWLSFKNKDGKILTEEYWRDRNRIDRYCVPLRIEGRELKPIIGTSDYALTARFEAYEDEQIFGMGQYQEKNLNKKGATLELAHRNTQASVPFMLSSRGYGFLWNNPAIGTATFGTNRTEWIAKSTKKLDYFITAGKTPAQIEEQYVSAVGKAPMMPEYGMGFWQCKLRYRNQEELLNVAREYKRREIPLDVIVVDFFHWTRQGDFKFEPRDWPDPDAMIKELKEMGVELMVSVWPTIDSRSENFEHMSKEGYLISADRGMNINMNWMGETVFFDATNPDAREYVWQVCKKNYYDKGVRLFWLDEAEPEFGPYDFDNYRYHQGPALQCSNIYPVLYAKGYYDGMKKEGQEEVCNLVRAAWVGSQRYGALTWSGDVSSSFRAMREQLQAGLNMGIAGIPWWTTDIGGFLGGYVEDKDFHELLLRWFGFGVFSPVFRLHGERVPHIEPKEEVIGGVAQMMSGSPNEIWSYGEKNYKIMKKYILMRERLRPYIRECMKEAHEKGTPIMRTMFYEFPEDPLCWNMNAQYMFGPDILVAPIFELGMRSREVYLPKCDTWKNAKTGEILVGGQFITVDAPIDEIPLFLRAEKNHPVY, encoded by the coding sequence ATGAGATTTACACAAGAGGGAAATCGTTTGATAGGAAAAAGTGGCAGCGAAATGATTTGGATTGAACCCTGGGGTGAAAATTCATTAAGAGTCCGTATGACAAGGGAAGCCCTTATGGATCCTAATGATTGGGCTCTTATGGATGCCCCAAAAAAGACAAAAACTAAAATCACCATCGAAGATATTAGCCTTGTGGAACCTTGGATTACTGAATCCAAAAAGGAAAAAAAGGCCTACAAAACCCAAATAGCTTCCATCCAAAATGGCGAAATCATAGCTTCTTTTAATGGAGAGGGTTGGCTAAGTTTTAAAAATAAGGATGGAAAAATCTTAACAGAAGAATATTGGCGGGATAGGAACCGTATAGACAGATACTGTGTACCCCTTAGGATTGAAGGAAGAGAATTAAAACCTATTATAGGAACTAGTGATTATGCCCTTACTGCTCGTTTTGAAGCTTATGAAGATGAGCAGATTTTTGGCATGGGACAATACCAAGAAAAGAATTTAAATAAAAAAGGGGCTACCCTAGAACTTGCCCACCGCAATACTCAAGCTAGTGTACCTTTTATGTTATCCAGCCGTGGCTACGGATTTTTGTGGAATAATCCTGCCATAGGAACTGCTACTTTTGGTACGAACCGTACAGAATGGATAGCCAAAAGCACAAAGAAGCTTGATTATTTTATCACTGCCGGTAAGACCCCAGCCCAGATTGAAGAACAATATGTATCAGCTGTAGGAAAAGCACCCATGATGCCGGAATACGGTATGGGTTTTTGGCAGTGTAAATTAAGATACCGAAATCAAGAAGAGCTTCTTAATGTGGCAAGGGAATACAAACGTCGCGAAATACCCCTAGATGTTATCGTAGTCGACTTTTTTCACTGGACAAGGCAGGGGGACTTTAAGTTTGAACCTAGGGACTGGCCAGACCCTGATGCCATGATAAAAGAACTAAAAGAAATGGGTGTAGAGCTTATGGTATCTGTATGGCCAACCATAGATAGCCGCTCGGAAAACTTTGAACATATGTCTAAGGAAGGCTATTTGATTTCTGCCGATAGAGGGATGAATATCAATATGAATTGGATGGGAGAAACCGTATTCTTTGATGCCACCAACCCCGATGCCAGGGAATATGTATGGCAGGTATGTAAGAAAAATTATTATGATAAGGGTGTTCGACTATTTTGGTTGGATGAGGCTGAACCTGAATTTGGTCCTTATGATTTTGATAACTATAGATATCATCAGGGCCCAGCCCTACAATGTTCCAATATATATCCCGTCCTATACGCCAAGGGATATTATGACGGCATGAAAAAAGAGGGGCAGGAAGAGGTGTGTAATCTGGTAAGGGCGGCTTGGGTAGGGAGCCAAAGATATGGTGCCCTTACTTGGTCCGGTGACGTATCCTCTAGCTTTAGAGCCATGAGAGAGCAGCTGCAAGCCGGCCTTAATATGGGCATAGCAGGAATACCTTGGTGGACAACGGATATAGGCGGATTTTTGGGAGGGTATGTAGAAGATAAAGATTTCCATGAACTGCTCCTGCGATGGTTTGGTTTTGGAGTATTTTCCCCTGTATTCCGCCTTCATGGTGAAAGGGTTCCCCATATAGAGCCTAAGGAAGAAGTTATTGGTGGAGTAGCCCAAATGATGAGCGGTAGTCCTAATGAAATCTGGAGTTACGGTGAAAAAAACTATAAAATAATGAAGAAATATATATTAATGAGGGAAAGACTCCGCCCATACATAAGGGAGTGCATGAAAGAGGCCCATGAAAAGGGAACCCCTATAATGCGCACCATGTTTTACGAATTCCCCGAAGATCCCCTTTGCTGGAATATGAATGCCCAATATATGTTTGGGCCGGATATCCTAGTAGCCCCCATATTTGAATTGGGCATGCGAAGCCGGGAGGTTTATCTTCCTAAATGTGACACTTGGAAAAATGCTAAAACTGGAGAAATCCTAGTGGGCGGACAATTTATTACCGTTGATGCTCCCATTGATGAAATCCCCTTATTCCTAAGAGCCGAAAAAAATCATCCTGTTTATTAA
- a CDS encoding helix-turn-helix transcriptional regulator, translated as MKNQYNIPCNIAQTLNIIGDKWTLLILRQLSKGQDTYSALMENLEGISSNLLSNRLKDLEKDGIITPALYQKHPPRYRYILTESGEDLDDVFNSIIIWGEKHLKECHKELVHSSCNHKVELQYHCPHCKKIIDKKDIATR; from the coding sequence ATGAAAAACCAATATAATATACCCTGTAATATTGCACAAACCTTAAATATAATCGGAGATAAATGGACACTACTAATACTGCGGCAATTATCAAAAGGGCAAGATACCTATAGCGCTTTAATGGAAAATCTTGAAGGCATATCTAGTAACCTTCTTTCTAATCGCCTAAAGGATTTAGAAAAAGATGGAATTATAACCCCTGCCTTATATCAAAAACATCCTCCCCGCTATAGGTATATCCTAACCGAAAGCGGAGAAGATTTAGATGATGTTTTTAATAGTATTATAATATGGGGGGAAAAACATCTTAAGGAATGTCATAAAGAGCTTGTACACAGTTCATGTAATCATAAAGTAGAACTTCAATACCATTGTCCCCACTGCAAAAAAATTATTGACAAAAAGGATATAGCTACGAGGTAA
- the rpsD gene encoding 30S ribosomal protein S4 — translation MARFTGPRFKLSRRLGVDVFNHPKALNRGVKNQKLSEYGEQLLEKQKLKAYYGMLEKQFKKEVQNALKSREKSDDILAQSLERRLDNMVYRLGFSSTLRQARQMVNHGHILVNGSKVDIPSYKINIGDIISLKEKSRSIEIFVSNFTETDLPVDYIEKDKDTFSGKLIRIPELGEIPVEVKFLKVLEYYSKH, via the coding sequence ATGGCAAGGTTCACAGGACCTAGATTTAAACTATCGAGACGTCTTGGGGTTGATGTTTTTAACCATCCTAAGGCATTAAATAGAGGAGTAAAAAATCAAAAACTCTCCGAATATGGAGAACAGCTTCTAGAAAAGCAAAAATTAAAAGCATACTATGGTATGTTAGAAAAGCAATTTAAAAAAGAAGTGCAAAATGCCCTAAAATCAAGGGAAAAATCAGATGATATTTTGGCACAAAGCCTTGAAAGAAGGCTGGATAACATGGTATATAGACTGGGATTTAGCTCGACTTTAAGGCAAGCTAGACAGATGGTCAATCATGGGCACATCCTTGTAAATGGCAGTAAGGTGGATATTCCGTCTTATAAAATAAATATAGGGGATATCATTTCCCTAAAAGAAAAATCAAGATCCATAGAAATTTTTGTTTCAAACTTTACTGAAACGGATTTGCCTGTAGACTATATCGAAAAAGATAAGGATACATTTTCAGGTAAATTAATACGAATACCCGAATTAGGGGAAATTCCCGTGGAAGTAAAATTTCTCAAGGTGCTGGAATATTACTCCAAACACTAA